The proteins below come from a single Aegilops tauschii subsp. strangulata cultivar AL8/78 chromosome 6, Aet v6.0, whole genome shotgun sequence genomic window:
- the LOC141025498 gene encoding LEAF RUST 10 DISEASE-RESISTANCEUS RECEPTOR-LIKE PROTEIN KINASE-like 2.3 → MMLIGWLYCFLAGLFEDAPRKLLFNFLVVILALEFINKADLIAKTSALKADTHTPIMSASQEWSSVRPMVSQTKVVTSIAMSQHRQKKPYSSPSALSSVHSPISAPSYSSISGASELSFDSLDLFDPSMQHNRRSAEEVPAHVDADLPDAASNTSTAPSGVVQPPLSPYDGCCAPNMVQRRGSENCHCVYPVRVVLFLHNVSLNSNWSNEFLEELASHLNLRVTQFEIVNFYVVGTSGLNMTMDIAPHTGNSFSSEQVTAMNYSLSLHTIRINPVLIGDYNLLDLVWFRPLAPAPDAIAGSSSVLMLLFAFWLGYRKYGSKRKSKERAKIESILEKNGTVHLKRYTYAQVKRITRSFAEKLGQGGFGAVYRGDLFDGRQIAVKILKDYKTDGEDFINEVASISRTSHVNVLNLLGFCLEGSKRALIYDYMPNGSLEKYAFKDGSKGGNTLGWEKLFDIAVGIARGLEYLHRGCNTRMVHFDIKPHNILLDQNFCPKISDFGLAKQCLNKESVISIGGARGTIGYIAPEVYSKQFGTVSTKSDVYSYGMMVLEMVGARDKNISQNSESTSQYFPQWIYEHLDEYCLSASEINGGTSEIVRKMIVVGRCIQLSPTDRPTMTRVVEMLEGSTTNIELPPTVLLS, encoded by the exons ATGATGCTGATTGGTTGGTTGTACTGTTTCTTGGCAGGACTGTTTGAAGATGCTCCAAGGAAACTTTTATTTAATTTCTTGGTTGTTATATTGGCTCTGGAATTTATCAATAAGGCTGATTTGATTGCCAAAACATCGGCTCTAAAGGCTGACACTCACACTCCTATTATGTCTGCTTCACAAGAATGGAGTTCAGTTCGGCCCATGGTATCCCAAACCAAAGTTGTCACAAGTATTGCAATGAGTCAGCATAGACAAAAGAAGCCATATTCATCACCATCAGCTCTATCATCTGTGCACTCTCCTATCTCTGCGCCGAGCTATAGCTCCATCTCGGGTGCTTCTGAACTCTCTTTTGATTCACTGGACCTGTTCGATCCTTCGATGCAGCACAACAGGCGCTCAGCAGAAGAGGTTCCTGCTCATGTGGATGCTGACCTCCCTGATGCAGCTTCGAATACTAGTACAGCTCCTTCTGGAGTGGTGCAGCCCCCACTATCTCCATACGATG GCTGTTGTGCTCCGAACATGGTACAGAGACGAGGTAGCGAGAACTGCCATTGTGTTTACCCGGTAAGAGTTGTGCTCTTTCTTCACAATGTTTCCTTGAATTCAAATTGGAGCAACGAATTTCTTGAGGAGCTTGCGTCACATCTCAACTTGCGGGTTACTCAGTTTGAGATTGTAAATTTCTATGTTGTTGGAACTTCTGGGCTAAATATGACAATGGACATAGCTCCCCACACTGGAAATAGCTTCTCATCCGAACAAGTTACTGCGATGAATTATTCTCTTAGCCTGCATACAATTCGGATCAATCCAGTACTGATTGGGGACTACAATCTTCTTGATCTAGTGTGGTTCAGGCCATTGGCTCCAGCTCCTG ATGCAATAGCAGGCAGCTCGAGCGTACTTATGCTTCTTTTTGCATTTTGGTTGGGCTACAGGAAGTACGGATCCAAAAGGAAATCAAAGGAGAGAGCAAAGATTGAGTCCATCCTAGAAAAGAATGGAACTGTCCATTTGAAACGGTACACTTATGCCCAAGTGAAAAGAATAACGAGATCTTTTGCTGAAAAGCTAGGTCAAGGTGGATTTGGTGCTGTTTACAGAGGCGACCTCTTTGATGGTCGTCAGATAGCAGTCAAAATACTCAAGGACTACAAGACTGATGGGGAGGATTTCATCAATGAGGTAGCTAGCATTAGTAGAACTTCTCACGTTAACGTTCTTAATCTCTTAGGATTTTGCTTGGAAGGATCTAAAAGGGCATTAATTTATGACTATATGCCTAATGGTTCACTTGAAAAGTATGCCTTCAAGGATGGCTCTAAAGGTGGAAATACTTTAGGTTGGGAAAAATTATTTGATATAGCAGTGGGCATTGCTCGAGGACTTGAATATCTCCACAGAGGATGCAATACCCGCATGGTGCATTTTGATATCAAGCCCCACAACATTCTATTGGATCAAAATTTCTGTCCAAAGATTTCTGATTTTGGACTAGCCAAGCAGTGCCTCAATAAAGAAAGTGTTATTTCCATTGGTGGTGCAAGAGGAACAATAGGCTATATAGCCCCCGAGGTTTATTCGAAGCAATTTGGAACAGTAAGTACTAAGTCTGATGTTTACAGTTATGGAATGATGGTTCTTGAGATGGTTGGGGCAAGGGACAAGAATATCAGCCAAAATAGTGAATCTACCAGCCAATATTTCCCACAATGGATTTATGAACATTTAGATGAATATTGTCTTAGTGCTTCCGAGATAAATGGAGGGACCTCAGAGATTGTAAGGAAGATGATAGTGGTAGGGAGGTGCATACAGTTGAGTCCTACAGATCGTCCAACAATGACTAGAGTTGTCGAGATGCTTGAAGGGAGCACAACTAACATCGAATTGCCACCAACGGTGCTCTTGAGTTGA